From a single Loigolactobacillus coryniformis subsp. coryniformis KCTC 3167 = DSM 20001 genomic region:
- a CDS encoding Cof-type HAD-IIB family hydrolase — protein MSTKLIALDLDGTTLNPAGQLSSKTRNVLRAASQRGHKVVITTGRPDNISEQFYDQLDLTTPMINFNGALVHVPHQQWAYEQATTLPQATALALLELKHDFPIKVAIAEGKQFVLTDRPFRDLPFFTDMPAPTVLLNADSLQQAPISLSLFTDAVTLPQLQAAVNQRFPHVVAQTWGAWSGPFSALEIVREATHKSSAIQYLLDYYQMNARDVLAFGDDDNDRDMLTHAGWGVAMKNARPAIKVLANDVTPLSNADDGVADYLIRRLAL, from the coding sequence ATGTCAACCAAATTAATTGCACTCGATCTTGATGGGACAACATTAAATCCTGCTGGACAGCTTAGTTCCAAAACGCGTAACGTTTTGCGTGCTGCTAGTCAACGCGGGCATAAAGTCGTGATCACCACCGGTCGTCCAGATAATATTAGTGAACAATTCTACGATCAGCTAGACTTGACTACACCAATGATCAATTTCAACGGTGCATTAGTCCATGTCCCGCACCAACAATGGGCCTATGAACAAGCCACCACTTTACCGCAAGCCACTGCGTTAGCCCTATTAGAATTGAAACACGATTTTCCAATTAAAGTCGCCATCGCTGAAGGTAAACAATTTGTGCTGACTGATCGCCCCTTTCGTGATCTTCCTTTTTTCACCGATATGCCGGCACCAACAGTACTGCTTAACGCAGACTCACTGCAACAGGCACCTATTTCATTATCATTATTTACCGATGCCGTTACTTTGCCGCAATTACAAGCAGCAGTCAATCAGCGCTTTCCCCACGTTGTTGCACAAACTTGGGGCGCTTGGAGCGGCCCATTTTCTGCACTAGAAATCGTTCGGGAAGCAACACATAAATCAAGTGCCATTCAATATTTATTGGATTACTACCAGATGAACGCACGCGATGTTTTAGCTTTTGGCGATGACGATAATGACCGTGACATGTTGACTCATGCTGGCTGGGGGGTTGCCATGAAAAATGCCCGGCCAGCGATCAAAGTGCTAGCTAACGACGTGACCCCGCTCAGTAACGCGGACGATGGCGTGGCCGACTATTTAATTCGCCGGCTAGCTCTTTAA
- a CDS encoding GNAT family N-acetyltransferase: protein MQTQAFARVLLPHYELRFLNTVPAKGVYALRHDTTIAAATGRSTDYDLTATMQYISRMLTGTQRGNYLMWGIMDRQTDEFYGLIQLWHFQKQTAEVGYEILSQWQRHGIMQEVLPQVAQLAFEQLDIKRLYAVTGEANLPSRRLLEKVGFQLDSNYHEKLYTFQQTELALVRYQLDAKK from the coding sequence ATGCAAACTCAAGCTTTTGCACGTGTGTTGTTACCCCATTATGAGCTGCGTTTTCTTAATACGGTTCCCGCCAAAGGTGTATACGCACTGCGCCATGATACAACGATCGCGGCGGCCACCGGTCGTAGCACGGATTATGATCTAACAGCAACCATGCAATATATCAGCCGGATGTTGACAGGAACACAACGGGGCAACTATCTGATGTGGGGCATCATGGATCGTCAAACTGATGAATTTTATGGCTTAATCCAACTTTGGCATTTTCAAAAGCAAACCGCCGAAGTCGGCTACGAAATTTTAAGTCAATGGCAGCGTCACGGTATTATGCAGGAAGTTTTGCCGCAAGTTGCTCAGCTAGCTTTCGAACAGCTAGACATCAAACGACTATATGCCGTAACCGGTGAAGCAAATTTGCCTTCGCGTCGCTTGTTAGAAAAAGTCGGTTTTCAACTGGATTCCAACTATCACGAAAAACTTTATACCTTTCAACAAACTGAATTAGCATTAGTACGCTACCAGCTTGATGCTAAAAAATGA
- a CDS encoding excinuclease ABC subunit UvrA — MQNKQPEQIEVRGARVNNLRNIDVDIPLHQFVAITGLSGSGKSSLALGVLYAEGARRYLDALSTYTRRRISQMGKADVRVVRHLPAALALRQRPNVPSQRSTVGTMTESFNVLRLLFSRLGSHVSPSGQRVAPTLHVAEELPIDAGDGTSFFGPGAERFAFNSAGACPTCQGSGQIRQIVSERLIPDDNLTIRDGAVASWRLPGRNFMPLVAQAIGVDIDTPFKQLSAADRDIVLHGEKKKYAINIPTATGKIFHMDNAQFENAFAAVTDSLATTKNERAIQRLNRFYSFTTCPTCHGNRFDPKLLQTLVAGKNIAEVSDLPLKDLSAFAQTIVPWLPAKMHKIGQTLVNEFTNSLTPLLELGLDYLTLSRAGMTLSTGELQRIQLSRTLRTATTGVLYVLDEPSIGLHPANVTGLIKIMRALVDQGNSLVVVDHNTHVIAAADTVIEIGPGAGRKGGQILHQGSVAQIKQQADSLIAPYLTGQADLLARQPQPDIFGAGKFSFHVKQRYNLRDVTAQFPLNRLSVVTGFSGAGKTTLILDSLVPALQAQIKGTPLPQHVDQLQADLQRVVMIDSTPVGKNTRSTVATYTGILDRLRKLFAQTPAAKAHHWGAAHFSYNTTQGACPTCKGTGHISLDVQYLPDIDQACPTCHGQRYNPETLQIKWHDLSIADILALSVDQAVPLFAKYKSLHHLVLALQSMGLGYLKLGEATPQLSGGEAQRLKLVAEMGQMQAGTLFIFDEPSVGLHPLDTRTLIHVFDQLLDQGATIITIEHDLDIVANADYVVDVGPRGGNAGGKIVASGTPQQIAANTNSITGKYLAQQLQLFHV, encoded by the coding sequence ATGCAAAATAAACAACCTGAGCAAATTGAAGTTCGTGGTGCGCGGGTCAATAATCTGCGGAACATTGATGTTGATATCCCGCTGCACCAATTTGTCGCCATTACTGGTTTATCTGGTTCTGGTAAATCGTCGCTAGCACTCGGTGTACTTTACGCTGAAGGCGCACGGCGCTACTTAGATGCACTGTCCACTTATACGCGGCGGCGAATCAGTCAAATGGGTAAAGCGGACGTTCGTGTTGTCCGCCATTTGCCGGCAGCCTTAGCACTACGCCAGCGGCCAAATGTGCCTAGTCAACGTAGCACCGTTGGCACGATGACGGAAAGTTTCAACGTTTTACGTTTGTTATTCTCACGGCTTGGCTCCCACGTATCACCTAGTGGCCAGCGGGTGGCCCCAACTTTACACGTTGCCGAAGAGTTACCGATCGATGCTGGCGACGGCACTAGCTTTTTTGGCCCTGGTGCTGAACGTTTCGCCTTTAATTCTGCCGGTGCCTGCCCGACTTGTCAGGGTAGCGGGCAAATCCGGCAAATCGTGTCTGAGCGGCTGATTCCTGACGATAATTTGACGATTCGCGACGGTGCAGTAGCTTCTTGGCGCTTGCCTGGGCGTAACTTTATGCCGCTAGTCGCGCAAGCAATCGGCGTCGATATTGACACACCATTTAAACAGCTAAGTGCCGCCGACCGCGATATTGTCCTTCATGGTGAGAAAAAGAAATACGCCATTAATATTCCTACCGCCACCGGCAAAATTTTCCATATGGATAACGCCCAATTTGAAAATGCATTTGCTGCAGTGACCGATAGTTTAGCAACTACCAAAAATGAACGGGCAATCCAACGTTTAAATCGCTTCTATTCTTTTACCACTTGCCCAACTTGTCATGGTAATCGGTTTGACCCGAAGTTGCTGCAAACTTTAGTCGCTGGTAAAAACATTGCTGAAGTCAGCGACTTACCACTAAAGGATCTATCCGCCTTTGCCCAAACCATCGTACCTTGGTTACCAGCAAAAATGCACAAGATCGGCCAAACCTTAGTCAATGAATTTACCAATAGCTTAACGCCATTGCTTGAGCTGGGCTTAGACTATTTAACGTTGAGCCGTGCTGGGATGACATTATCAACTGGCGAACTGCAGCGGATCCAGCTTAGTCGTACCTTGCGCACTGCGACAACCGGCGTGCTTTACGTTTTGGATGAACCATCGATTGGTTTACATCCGGCTAACGTTACCGGCTTGATCAAAATCATGCGCGCCTTGGTCGATCAAGGTAATTCATTAGTGGTAGTTGATCACAACACACACGTAATTGCTGCAGCCGATACAGTGATTGAAATTGGTCCCGGTGCTGGCCGTAAAGGTGGGCAGATCTTACATCAAGGCAGCGTTGCTCAAATCAAACAGCAAGCAGATTCACTGATTGCGCCTTATTTAACTGGTCAAGCTGATTTATTGGCTCGGCAGCCACAGCCGGATATTTTTGGTGCCGGTAAGTTTAGTTTCCATGTCAAGCAGCGCTACAACTTACGTGATGTCACCGCACAATTTCCATTAAATCGTTTAAGTGTAGTCACTGGTTTTTCCGGTGCCGGTAAAACGACTTTGATTCTGGATAGCTTAGTCCCAGCACTACAAGCGCAAATCAAAGGAACACCGCTGCCACAGCACGTTGATCAACTGCAAGCAGATTTACAGCGTGTTGTGATGATCGACTCGACACCAGTTGGTAAAAATACACGTTCCACCGTGGCCACTTATACGGGTATTCTTGATCGCTTACGTAAATTATTTGCCCAAACTCCAGCCGCTAAAGCTCACCATTGGGGTGCGGCGCATTTTTCTTACAATACCACTCAAGGTGCGTGCCCGACTTGTAAAGGTACTGGCCACATTTCCCTAGATGTGCAATATCTGCCGGATATTGATCAGGCCTGTCCCACCTGCCACGGTCAGCGCTATAATCCCGAAACGCTACAAATTAAGTGGCATGACCTATCGATCGCCGATATTTTAGCTTTATCTGTTGATCAAGCTGTCCCTTTATTTGCCAAATATAAAAGCTTACATCACTTAGTTTTAGCCTTACAGAGCATGGGACTTGGCTACTTAAAACTCGGCGAAGCGACCCCACAATTATCTGGTGGCGAAGCACAACGATTAAAATTAGTGGCCGAAATGGGTCAGATGCAAGCAGGTACGCTATTTATCTTCGATGAACCCTCCGTTGGGTTGCATCCCTTAGATACACGGACACTGATCCATGTTTTCGATCAATTACTGGATCAGGGTGCTACGATCATTACGATCGAACATGATCTCGACATTGTGGCTAATGCCGATTATGTTGTTGATGTTGGTCCCCGCGGTGGTAATGCCGGCGGCAAAATTGTGGCTAGTGGTACGCCGCAACAAATTGCTGCCAATACCAACAGTATCACTGGTAAATATCTAGCCCAGCAGCTGCAGCTTTTTCACGTTTAA
- a CDS encoding DMT family transporter, with product MKRTYLYVLISTILFSSMEISLKLAGSAFNGIQLNFLRFLVGGLFLLPFAISALKKQHIHLTGRDLLLFMLTGLSCVLISMTFYQLAVEVDQASTVAVLFSCNPIFALIFSYLILRERLSRTNLIAVAVSLIGLLIIVNPAHLTNPLGLALSITSAVTFGLYSIISRWGSMRRKFNGLTMTSLTFLAGSAELAILMGLSHVPSIAAGLSSVPALKTFAAIPFVQGIAWQNILLLAYICIGVTAGGFGFYFLAMETSDVSTASLVFFIKPALAPIMAMFMLHEEIITPTIIGIVVIVLGSVIMFLGNRFAEQDASMQYKGIFAKLLRKPGTPTELQQKLAAERRELEHKKALEKNLSK from the coding sequence ATGAAGCGAACTTATTTGTACGTTTTAATTTCAACCATCTTGTTTAGTTCCATGGAAATCTCGTTGAAACTGGCTGGTAGTGCCTTTAATGGGATCCAGCTTAACTTTCTCCGTTTTCTCGTCGGTGGATTGTTCCTATTGCCGTTTGCCATCAGTGCTTTAAAGAAACAGCACATCCACTTAACTGGCCGTGATCTGCTGTTGTTCATGTTAACTGGTCTCAGTTGTGTGTTGATCAGTATGACGTTTTATCAGTTAGCCGTTGAAGTTGATCAAGCCTCTACTGTAGCCGTTTTGTTCAGCTGTAATCCGATTTTTGCCTTGATCTTCTCTTACTTGATCTTGCGTGAACGGCTTAGTCGAACCAACTTGATTGCCGTTGCTGTTTCCTTGATCGGCTTGCTGATCATCGTTAATCCAGCTCATTTAACCAATCCATTAGGTTTAGCATTATCGATCACTTCAGCAGTCACTTTTGGCCTCTACTCGATCATTTCTCGTTGGGGTTCGATGCGCCGCAAGTTTAACGGTCTAACAATGACTAGCTTAACCTTTCTGGCTGGCTCCGCTGAATTAGCCATTTTAATGGGTCTGTCCCACGTGCCTAGTATCGCTGCCGGCTTAAGTAGTGTTCCCGCACTAAAAACATTTGCGGCAATTCCCTTTGTTCAAGGGATCGCTTGGCAAAATATTTTACTGCTAGCCTACATTTGCATTGGCGTGACTGCCGGTGGTTTCGGTTTCTACTTCTTGGCCATGGAAACATCTGATGTTTCCACCGCTTCACTGGTTTTCTTCATTAAACCAGCACTAGCACCGATCATGGCAATGTTTATGTTACATGAAGAAATTATTACACCAACGATCATCGGGATCGTTGTGATCGTCCTTGGTTCGGTCATCATGTTCTTAGGCAATCGTTTTGCCGAACAAGACGCCAGCATGCAGTACAAAGGTATTTTTGCCAAGTTATTGCGGAAACCTGGTACACCGACTGAATTACAACAAAAGTTGGCGGCTGAACGCCGAGAATTAGAGCACAAGAAAGCTTTAGAAAAAAATCTAAGTAAATAA
- a CDS encoding MFS transporter: MEAPIKHQVDTSLSPYQKKVITSSAAGFGLENMDVMFLSFALSSIITTLHVSGTQAGLIASVTNLGMLVGGVLFGLLADRYGRVKVFSQTIFIFAIATAAMYFANNIWTVYLCRFIAGIGAGGEYGCGIALIAESFPQKRVGKMTSVAAIGGQIGAILAAILAALILPHFGWHGLFLCGVLPVILIFFVRRHLKESPAFTALQQDKSQHQKATISALFKTPQLAWQTIALTIMVMVQIAGYFGLMNWLPSIMQQRLGISAASSSLWMIATIIGMSLGMFTFGTIMDKFGARRAFAIFLIISAVAVFAITLATNQWTLLLAEVLIGFFSNGMYGGYGAVISRLYPVEIRATANNTIMNVGRAVGGFSSMVIGFLMDRYDLIVVMAFLSLLYVLSLGTLMTIRNLREG, translated from the coding sequence ATGGAAGCACCAATCAAGCATCAAGTGGATACAAGTCTCAGTCCGTACCAGAAAAAAGTTATCACGTCGTCAGCGGCTGGCTTTGGTTTAGAGAATATGGATGTTATGTTTCTCTCCTTTGCCTTGTCGTCGATCATCACGACGTTGCACGTTTCGGGGACGCAGGCGGGCTTGATCGCCTCAGTGACTAACTTAGGGATGTTGGTTGGTGGTGTGCTTTTTGGCTTACTAGCAGATCGTTACGGACGCGTAAAAGTGTTCTCGCAGACGATCTTTATTTTTGCCATCGCCACCGCCGCCATGTATTTTGCCAACAATATTTGGACCGTCTACTTATGTCGTTTCATCGCTGGAATCGGTGCTGGTGGCGAATACGGCTGTGGTATCGCTTTGATCGCGGAAAGTTTTCCACAAAAGCGAGTCGGGAAAATGACTTCAGTGGCGGCGATCGGTGGTCAAATCGGTGCGATCTTAGCAGCTATTTTGGCGGCACTGATCCTACCACATTTCGGTTGGCACGGCTTATTTCTCTGCGGCGTTTTACCGGTGATCTTAATTTTCTTCGTGCGTCGGCACTTAAAGGAAAGTCCCGCGTTTACTGCCTTGCAGCAAGATAAAAGCCAACACCAAAAGGCCACGATCAGTGCTTTATTTAAAACGCCACAGCTGGCTTGGCAGACGATTGCACTGACGATCATGGTTATGGTGCAGATTGCTGGTTACTTTGGCCTGATGAACTGGTTGCCATCGATCATGCAGCAACGTTTGGGTATTAGCGCTGCTAGCTCGTCCTTGTGGATGATTGCGACGATCATTGGTATGAGTCTAGGTATGTTCACCTTTGGCACGATCATGGATAAATTTGGTGCACGGCGCGCCTTTGCCATTTTTCTGATCATTTCAGCAGTGGCGGTGTTTGCAATCACGTTGGCGACAAATCAATGGACGTTATTGCTGGCAGAAGTGCTGATCGGCTTTTTCTCGAATGGAATGTATGGGGGCTATGGTGCGGTGATCAGCCGCTTGTACCCAGTGGAAATTCGCGCAACGGCTAACAATACGATCATGAATGTTGGCCGGGCAGTCGGCGGCTTTTCATCGATGGTGATCGGCTTTTTGATGGATCGTTATGATCTGATCGTGGTGATGGCGTTCCTGTCTTTGCTCTATGTGCTTAGCTTAGGGACCTTGATGACGATTCGTAATTTACGTGAAGGGTAG
- a CDS encoding gamma-glutamyl-gamma-aminobutyrate hydrolase family protein, with product MRPRIAITNTKKIMDKRRLTATPETYVHAVTASGGLPLMVPALAVELVPELLATVDAVLLSGGHDVSPDLYGAKLDPATGELDRARDLFEIALVKQALAAHKPIFGICRGQQIINVALGGTLVQNITGTPIKHQQRPISGTKTTHQVQVISGTRLASLLQGAYAVNSFHHQAVAQVAPGLKVSVRSADGVIEALEAPQQQLFSVQWHPEIMYPDHPAAQRLFQAFIQQASGIGQSAS from the coding sequence ATGCGGCCTAGAATTGCAATTACGAATACTAAAAAAATAATGGATAAACGGCGATTAACCGCGACACCAGAAACTTATGTCCACGCGGTGACGGCCAGTGGTGGATTACCACTAATGGTACCAGCCTTGGCGGTCGAATTAGTGCCAGAACTTTTAGCAACGGTGGATGCAGTACTTTTAAGTGGTGGTCATGATGTTTCACCTGATTTATATGGAGCAAAGTTAGATCCAGCAACTGGTGAACTCGATCGTGCGCGCGATTTATTTGAGATTGCATTGGTTAAGCAAGCGTTGGCGGCGCACAAACCGATTTTTGGTATTTGCCGTGGTCAGCAAATTATTAACGTGGCTTTAGGTGGGACGTTGGTACAAAATATTACCGGCACGCCGATCAAACATCAGCAACGACCAATTTCTGGGACGAAGACGACGCATCAAGTTCAAGTGATTAGTGGAACGCGGTTAGCTAGCCTGTTACAAGGCGCTTACGCGGTGAATTCCTTTCATCATCAAGCAGTTGCGCAAGTAGCACCGGGTTTAAAAGTCAGTGTGCGGAGTGCTGATGGCGTGATCGAGGCGCTGGAGGCACCGCAGCAGCAATTATTTTCGGTGCAATGGCATCCGGAGATCATGTACCCCGATCACCCGGCAGCGCAACGTTTGTTCCAGGCGTTTATACAGCAGGCCAGTGGAATTGGGCAGAGCGCCTCTTAA
- a CDS encoding GNAT family N-acetyltransferase codes for MQLKVNATNWQRSAAFAVRMQVFVRERGLALQDEFDDQDNDGTIYAVIYHNDEPVATGRFKQLDATTMRPGRIATLASQRGNGLGAKIIIALEQVGRQHGCTQSVIHSELTAQGFYAKLGYQPSGEPFSEDGVPCILLTKQLTPVID; via the coding sequence ATGCAATTAAAAGTTAATGCAACCAATTGGCAGCGCTCGGCAGCGTTTGCCGTACGGATGCAGGTCTTCGTCCGTGAACGTGGTTTAGCGCTACAAGATGAATTTGATGATCAAGACAATGATGGTACGATCTATGCGGTCATCTATCACAATGATGAACCCGTGGCCACTGGCCGTTTTAAGCAGTTAGACGCCACCACCATGCGACCTGGGCGGATTGCGACGTTGGCTAGCCAACGCGGTAATGGTCTCGGCGCTAAAATCATTATCGCCTTGGAACAAGTCGGCCGCCAACACGGCTGCACACAGTCCGTGATCCACAGCGAATTAACCGCTCAAGGCTTTTATGCTAAGTTAGGTTATCAGCCCAGCGGCGAACCATTTTCCGAAGACGGCGTGCCTTGCATCCTCCTGACCAAGCAATTAACACCGGTTATTGATTGA
- a CDS encoding DedA family protein, producing the protein MQTMIVDFIDQFGYLGVFLLITLENVFPPIPSEIVLTFSGFMTLHSSMTLTGVIIVATAGSVAGAIILYAVGRLLSVERLERLIDGKVGRLLHFKRSDLEKAERWFVKRGKSTLFFCRFIPIVRSLISIPAGTTKMPFIQFLFLTAAGTLIWNVVLVTLGQHAGKAWTQVAGYVDTFAHITLIVLIVLILAGVAYFVKTRFGKKAKK; encoded by the coding sequence ATGCAAACTATGATCGTCGATTTTATCGACCAATTCGGCTACCTAGGCGTTTTTCTACTAATTACTTTAGAAAATGTCTTTCCGCCAATTCCCTCAGAGATCGTACTCACATTTAGCGGCTTTATGACGCTACATTCTTCAATGACTTTGACTGGGGTGATCATTGTCGCCACCGCTGGTTCTGTTGCCGGCGCGATCATCCTATACGCGGTTGGCCGTCTGCTATCGGTAGAGCGCTTGGAACGCTTGATTGATGGCAAAGTTGGTCGGCTACTGCATTTTAAACGTAGTGATCTAGAAAAAGCCGAGCGCTGGTTCGTCAAACGCGGTAAAAGCACCTTATTTTTCTGTCGGTTTATTCCGATCGTTCGCAGCCTGATCTCGATTCCTGCCGGCACCACAAAAATGCCGTTCATTCAATTTCTATTTCTGACCGCGGCTGGCACATTGATTTGGAACGTGGTGCTAGTCACACTAGGGCAACATGCCGGCAAAGCGTGGACCCAAGTCGCTGGCTACGTCGATACCTTCGCCCACATCACGTTGATCGTACTAATCGTCTTGATCCTCGCCGGCGTGGCTTACTTTGTGAAAACCCGCTTTGGGAAAAAAGCTAAAAAATAA
- a CDS encoding 6-phospho-beta-glucosidase: MSKSGLAADFLWGGAVAAHQLEGGWQAGGKGLSIADVMTAGANKVPRKITDGVQAGENYPNHSAIDFYHHYKEDIKLFAEMGFNCFRTSIAWTRIFPNGDEAEPNEAGLKFYDDVFAECHKYGIEPVITLSHFEMPYHLVSEYGGWRDRRVIDFFVHFAEVCFKRYRNSVKYWMTFNEINNQMDYMNDFLVATDSGLVFRNNEDAATREALMYQASHYEVVASALAVKMGHQINPDFKIGSMINFTPLYPASAKPADILVAEKMMQRRYWWSDVQAWGRYPVGMEAYFKQHGLRPDITAEDRIVLQEGTVDYIGFSYYNSMTIAADGASFKIVANPTLETSEWDWPIDPLGLRYALNWLQDRYHLPMMIVENGLGARDKVEADGSIHDPYRIDYLRAHIEQMIKAVNEDGVELWGYTPWGCIDLVSAGTGQMSKRYGFIYVDKDDEGNGTLARSRKDSFYWYQKVIQTNGADLA, encoded by the coding sequence ATGTCCAAAAGTGGTTTAGCAGCAGATTTTCTTTGGGGCGGCGCGGTTGCTGCCCATCAATTGGAAGGTGGGTGGCAAGCCGGTGGTAAGGGGCTGAGCATCGCGGATGTGATGACGGCTGGTGCTAACAAAGTACCACGCAAGATCACTGACGGCGTCCAAGCCGGTGAAAACTACCCTAATCATAGCGCCATCGATTTTTATCATCATTATAAGGAAGATATCAAGTTGTTCGCCGAAATGGGCTTTAACTGTTTTCGGACTTCGATCGCTTGGACGCGGATCTTTCCCAATGGCGATGAGGCCGAACCTAATGAAGCAGGCTTGAAATTTTATGATGATGTTTTCGCGGAATGTCATAAATACGGCATCGAACCGGTGATCACTTTATCGCATTTTGAAATGCCTTATCATTTGGTCAGCGAATATGGTGGCTGGCGCGATCGGCGAGTGATCGATTTCTTCGTCCATTTCGCTGAAGTTTGCTTCAAGCGCTATCGTAATTCGGTTAAATATTGGATGACATTTAATGAGATCAATAACCAAATGGATTATATGAATGATTTTCTAGTGGCGACAGATTCTGGTTTAGTTTTCCGCAATAATGAAGACGCTGCAACCCGTGAAGCCTTGATGTATCAAGCATCACACTATGAAGTCGTTGCTAGTGCCTTAGCGGTTAAAATGGGTCACCAGATCAATCCTGATTTTAAGATCGGCAGTATGATCAATTTCACGCCGCTGTATCCGGCATCAGCCAAACCAGCTGATATTTTAGTTGCTGAAAAAATGATGCAACGGCGTTATTGGTGGTCCGATGTCCAGGCATGGGGCCGTTACCCCGTGGGGATGGAGGCTTACTTCAAGCAACATGGTCTGCGGCCGGATATCACGGCTGAAGATCGCATCGTGTTGCAAGAAGGGACCGTCGATTACATTGGCTTTAGTTATTATAATTCGATGACGATTGCTGCTGATGGCGCTAGCTTCAAGATCGTAGCTAATCCTACTTTAGAAACCAGCGAATGGGATTGGCCAATTGATCCACTAGGTTTGCGCTATGCACTGAATTGGCTGCAGGACCGCTATCACTTACCAATGATGATCGTGGAAAATGGGTTAGGTGCACGCGATAAAGTTGAAGCCGATGGTAGTATCCATGATCCGTACCGCATCGACTACTTGCGTGCTCACATTGAGCAAATGATCAAAGCCGTGAATGAGGACGGCGTTGAACTATGGGGCTACACCCCGTGGGGCTGCATCGATCTCGTTTCCGCTGGTACAGGTCAAATGTCGAAGCGTTACGGCTTTATCTATGTCGATAAGGATGATGAAGGCAACGGCACCTTAGCTCGTTCACGCAAGGATTCATTTTACTGGTACCAAAAAGTCATTCAGACTAATGGCGCTGATCTAGCGTAA
- a CDS encoding PTS lactose/cellobiose transporter subunit IIA, which translates to MAEEKEQDLQSIMGLIVNGGNAKSSAFEAINAAKTGDFDTATAKLKEADHFLVEAHNAQTDMLTAEANGEHAKVTLLTVHSQDHIMNAITFRDLAGEIVDLYKRLAE; encoded by the coding sequence ATGGCAGAAGAAAAAGAACAAGATCTACAATCGATCATGGGTCTGATCGTTAATGGTGGTAACGCTAAAAGTTCTGCGTTTGAAGCAATCAATGCAGCTAAGACAGGTGATTTTGACACCGCCACTGCTAAATTGAAAGAGGCGGATCATTTTTTGGTTGAGGCCCATAATGCGCAGACCGATATGTTGACCGCTGAAGCTAATGGTGAACACGCTAAGGTCACCTTGTTGACGGTACATTCACAAGATCACATTATGAATGCCATCACTTTTCGCGATCTAGCTGGTGAAATTGTCGATTTATATAAGCGTCTGGCTGAGTAG
- a CDS encoding PTS sugar transporter subunit IIB encodes MAEKTIMLVCAAGMSTSLLVSKMQKSAEAKGVDAEIFATASSDANNKIAEKHPDILMLGPQVRYMLKNFQDSVDIPVEVINMQDYGMMNGEKVLNEALTSIDAAK; translated from the coding sequence ATGGCTGAAAAAACCATTATGTTAGTTTGTGCAGCAGGTATGTCAACAAGTTTATTAGTTTCTAAGATGCAGAAATCTGCGGAAGCCAAAGGGGTCGATGCAGAAATTTTTGCAACCGCTTCTTCTGATGCCAATAATAAAATTGCTGAAAAGCATCCTGATATTCTAATGCTCGGACCGCAAGTTCGCTATATGCTGAAAAACTTCCAGGATAGCGTTGATATTCCAGTTGAAGTCATTAATATGCAAGACTACGGTATGATGAACGGTGAAAAAGTCTTAAATGAAGCATTAACCTCAATCGACGCAGCTAAATAA
- a CDS encoding MarR family winged helix-turn-helix transcriptional regulator: MSQAHDALLEAYIDVYMSGFKYISDLVSEPTKEFNLSFEQYLIMRDIAAGQQVAMSDIATKRGVTKAAISRQIRVMLEHHYIEQERDAADRRRLYLRLTPEGQKVALSINQAIHQRFHGWVALFGEEEAQELLRLMRKVSTKIIRKDNKE; the protein is encoded by the coding sequence ATGAGTCAGGCACATGATGCTTTGTTAGAAGCTTATATTGATGTTTATATGTCGGGGTTTAAGTACATTAGTGATCTGGTTTCTGAACCGACCAAAGAATTTAATTTATCATTTGAACAATATTTGATCATGCGCGATATTGCGGCAGGACAGCAGGTAGCGATGTCGGATATTGCGACTAAACGTGGTGTGACTAAAGCGGCGATCTCGCGGCAAATACGGGTGATGCTAGAGCATCATTACATTGAGCAAGAACGCGATGCCGCAGATCGGCGGCGTTTGTATCTGCGGTTAACCCCAGAAGGTCAAAAAGTAGCGCTGTCGATCAATCAAGCAATCCACCAACGTTTTCACGGTTGGGTCGCCTTGTTTGGCGAAGAAGAAGCACAAGAATTGTTGCGCCTGATGCGCAAGGTTAGCACGAAAATCATCCGTAAAGATAATAAAGAATAG